GCGCCGCAGCTCGTCCACCGCGCCGCCGCGGCCGGGGAAGATCGTTGCGAAAGGGATCACGCGGTGGCCGTAATCGGGGTCCTGCGTCAGCTCGAAGAGTTCGCGGTGCTGGGCATGGATGTCGGCGTCCACCGGGCCGTGGCCGCTCTGCGCCATGTCCATCGGCAGCACGACGAAGCGGGTGCTGCGCGGATAGTAGCGCAGCACTTCGAGGAAGACGTCACGCTGGGTCAGCCGGCGGCCGGTCCGGTGGAAGTTCTCCAGCCGGACCACGCTGTCGTAAAGACCTTGCCAAGGTTGAAGCCGCGCGGCCCGGCGCAGCGCCGTCAGCAGCACCGGCATCGCCCGGAACAGCGCGACGACGCCGACCGGGTAGTAGCGCGGCGCATGCGCGGTGGTGAAGGTGTGGATGTGGCAGTTGGTGATCTCGATCCCGGCCATGGCCTGTCCTCTGTGGCGGCGTCGGCCGGTGCCCGACGACGCGCCGGGCCGGCCCATGCGTCGCCCCTTACTCGCGCAGATCGCCGAATCCCGCCTTACCGCAGCGTGCGCTTCAGCGGCGGCGGAAGGTCAGGTAATGCGGCACGCGGCCCTCGCGCAGGGCCTTGCGTTCATAGCGCGTGGACAGCCAGTCGTCCCACGGCTCCCGCCAGTCGCGCGGCGTCTCGGCCAGCCAGTCGAACCCCGCCCGCGGCACCTCGATCAGGGTCTGGCGCACATAGTCGGGAATGTCGGTCGCCACCCGCAGCACGGCGCCGGGCGCCATCACGCGGGCGAGCGGGCCGAGGAATTCCGGCGTGACGAAGCGGCGGCGGTGGTGCTTCTTCTTGGGCCAGGGGTCGGGATAAAGCAGGAAGGCGCGCGCGATGCTCGCGTCGGGCAGAACGTCGAACAGGTCGCGCACGTCGCCCGGATGCACGGCGACGTTCTCCACCCCGGCCTCGCGGATCTTGCCCAGCAGCATCGCGACGCCGTTGATGAAGGGCTCGCAGCCGATGATCCCGACCTCCGGGTGCAGCGCGGCCTGGTGGACCATGTGCTCACCCCCGCCGAAGCCGATCTCCAGCCAGACCTCGCGCCGGCCGAAACGCGCGGCCAGGTCCAGCGGCTGGCGCTCGGGGTTGGCGTCCCAGTCCACCGGCCCCGGCGCGAGCGCCGCGAGGTCCTCGTCGAGGTATTCCTTCTGCCTGCGGCGCAGCGCCTTGCCGTGGCGTCGGCCGTAGAAATTGCGCCAGGGCGCCCGGGGCGTGGACTTGTCACAGGTCATTGCGGGGCTCTACCGAGCCGCCGGGCCGGGTGCAAGCGCCGCGCGGTATCGCTGCGGATGATATCCCGCCCCCGGGTTCGGGAGGGCAAGACGCCGGTGTTGGAAGGCGCACCGGCATGGGGCCGCGCCTGCAGCGATGCGCCGCGGCCCGCGCATGGTGCGGGTCATGGTCCGCGCCGCGGCCGGCGAAGTCGTGAATTCTGGCGGTGCGCGGCCGCTGCCATGCTGGACTGTCGCCTGCGGTCTGGCCGTGCCTCTCCGCACGACAGTGCCGCAGATGCGCAAGGGGGGCGCGCCGCAAGGCGCGCCCCCCCCGGGGCGACGGGCGTCAGCCCGGCGCAATCCCTCAGACGGAGGCTTTCAGCTCGGCCGCCAGATCGGTGCGTTCCCAGGAAAACCCGCCATCGGCCTCCGGCGCCCGTCCGAAATGGCCATAGGCCGCGGTCCGCGCATAGATCGGCCGGTTCAGCGCCAGGTGCTCGCGGATGCCGCGCGGCGTCAGGTCCATGGCCTTGCCCACGGCCTGCTCGATCACCTCGTCGGGCACCTCGCCGGTGCCGTAGGTGTCGATATAGATCGACAGGGGCTTTGCCACCCCGATCGCGTAGGACAGCTGCAGGCAGCATTTCTTCGCCAGCCCTGCGGCCACCACGTTCTTGGCGAGATATCGCGCGGCATAGGCGGCCGAGCGGTCCACCTTGGTGGGGTCCTTGCCCGAGAACGCGCCGCCGCCATGGGGCGCCGCGCCGCCATAGGTATCGACGATGATCTTGCGGCCCGTCAGCCCCGCGTCGCCGTCCGGGCCCCCGATGACAAAGGTGCCGGTGGGGTTCACATGCCACTCGGTCCCGTCATGCAGCCAGCCCTCGGGCAGGACCTCGCGAATATAGGGCTCGACGATCTGCCGGATGTCGTCGGAGGTCTGGCTCTCGTGCTCGTGCTGTGTGGACAGCACCACCGAGTCGACCGCTACCGGCTTGCCGCCCTCGTAGCGCACGGTCAGCTGCGACTTCGCGTCGGGGCGCAGCGTGGGTTCGGCGCCGGATTTGCGCGCCTCGGCCAGTCGGCGCAGGATCGCGTGGGAATACTGGATCGGTGCCGGCATCAGGTCGGGCGTCTCGTCGGTGGCGAAGCCGAACATGATGCCCTGGTCGCCCGCGCCGTCCTTGTCGACGCCCTGGGCGATATGGGCCGATTGTTCGTGCAGGAAGTTCAGCACGTGGCAGGTGTTCCAGTGGAACTTCTCCTGCTCGTAGCCGATATCCTTGATGCAGTCGCGTGCGATCTCGGCGATGCGGCCCATGTAGTTCTTGAGCTTGTCGCGATCCGACAATCCCACCTCGCCGCCGATCACCACCATGCCGGTGGTGGCGAAGGTCTCGCAGGCGACGCGGGCGTTCGCCTCCTCGGCGAGGAAGGCGTCGAGGATCGCGTCGGAGATCCGGTCGCAGACCTTGTCGGGATGGCCCTCCGAAACGGATTCGGAGGTGAAGAGGTAGTTGTTGCGGCTCATGGAAAGTGCTCCGTTGTGAAATCCCCGCCACGCCAGGAAGCCGTTGTGGCGGTTCGACCGGCACCGCTTACGCCGCGACCGCGGTGGAATCAATGTCTATTTCGTCGCCCCCCCGCGCCGAGCCCGATCATCGCAACGGCAAGAACAGCCAGCACGGGCCAGTCGCCCGTTTCCGCGTAGATCGTTTCGGCAAGCGCGGGGGGCAGCGGTGCGGTGACATGGCCGGCGGTGTTCAGCGGCAGGCTGTCGGTGACGCGGCCCAGCGGGTCGATCATCGCCGAGACGCCCGTATTGGCCGCCCGCGCCATCGGCAGCCCGGTCTCCACCGCGCGCAGTTGCGCCAGGGCGAGGTGCTGGTAGGGGCCGGTCCTTGTGCCGAACCAGGCGTCGTTGGTGATCTGCACAAGCCAGCGCGGCCGCTCGGGCGTGCGCAGGTCCTGCGGAAAAACCGCCTCGTAGCAGATGAGCGGCAGGGCGGCGCCGAGCCGCGGCCCGAGGTCCAGCAGCCGCGGCCCCGGCCCCGGCGCATAGCCGTAGATGTCGTTCGCCGCGAGCCCCTTGATGCCGAACCGCCCCAGCACCGAGCCCAGCGGGATGTACTCGCCGAACGGCACCAGGTGGTGCTTGTCGTAAAGATGGCCGACCCGGCCGCGGGGGCCGATCACCACCAGGCTGTTATGCGTGCGCGGGCCGTCGCGGCGCTGGATGCCGACCATCACGGGCGTGCCGCCGGCATGATCCGCAATCACGCCGAGCGCGCCGCCTGCGCGGTCCAGCAGGTAGGGCACCGCGGTTTCGG
This genomic window from Rhodovulum sp. ES.010 contains:
- a CDS encoding tRNA (guanosine(46)-N(7))-methyltransferase TrmB; amino-acid sequence: MTCDKSTPRAPWRNFYGRRHGKALRRRQKEYLDEDLAALAPGPVDWDANPERQPLDLAARFGRREVWLEIGFGGGEHMVHQAALHPEVGIIGCEPFINGVAMLLGKIREAGVENVAVHPGDVRDLFDVLPDASIARAFLLYPDPWPKKKHHRRRFVTPEFLGPLARVMAPGAVLRVATDIPDYVRQTLIEVPRAGFDWLAETPRDWREPWDDWLSTRYERKALREGRVPHYLTFRRR
- the metK gene encoding methionine adenosyltransferase encodes the protein MSRNNYLFTSESVSEGHPDKVCDRISDAILDAFLAEEANARVACETFATTGMVVIGGEVGLSDRDKLKNYMGRIAEIARDCIKDIGYEQEKFHWNTCHVLNFLHEQSAHIAQGVDKDGAGDQGIMFGFATDETPDLMPAPIQYSHAILRRLAEARKSGAEPTLRPDAKSQLTVRYEGGKPVAVDSVVLSTQHEHESQTSDDIRQIVEPYIREVLPEGWLHDGTEWHVNPTGTFVIGGPDGDAGLTGRKIIVDTYGGAAPHGGGAFSGKDPTKVDRSAAYAARYLAKNVVAAGLAKKCCLQLSYAIGVAKPLSIYIDTYGTGEVPDEVIEQAVGKAMDLTPRGIREHLALNRPIYARTAAYGHFGRAPEADGGFSWERTDLAAELKASV